A region from the Mycolicibacterium litorale genome encodes:
- a CDS encoding acetyl-CoA C-acetyltransferase: MRDAVICEPVRTPIGRYGGMFRSLTAVELGVTALQGLLTRTGVAPEAVEDVIVGHCYPSTEAPAIGRVIALDAGLPVTVPGMQIDRRCGSGLQAVLQAAMQVASGENDLVVAGGAESMSNVVFHSTDMRWGGARGGITVHDALTRGRTTAGGKNHPVPGGMIETAENLRREYGITREEQDELAVSSHRRAVTAQKDGLLAETIVPVTVRTRAGEQIVDTDEHPRADTSVESLAKLKPILGTSDPDATVTAGNSSGQNDAASMCVVTTADKAADLGLTPLVRLVSWGVAGVAPHVMGIGPVPATEVALGKAGLTLADMDLIELNEAFAAQALAVMREWKFTDADMERTNVHGSGISLGHPVGATGGRMLATLARELNRRDVRYGLETMCIGGGQGLAAVFERVSR, from the coding sequence ATGCGCGATGCCGTCATCTGCGAACCCGTCCGCACCCCGATCGGTCGCTACGGCGGGATGTTCAGGTCGCTGACCGCCGTCGAACTCGGGGTGACGGCGCTGCAAGGATTGCTGACCCGCACCGGCGTCGCGCCGGAGGCCGTCGAGGACGTGATCGTCGGGCACTGCTATCCGAGTACGGAGGCGCCCGCGATCGGCCGGGTCATCGCGCTCGACGCTGGCCTGCCGGTCACCGTGCCCGGTATGCAGATCGACCGCCGCTGCGGGTCCGGCCTGCAGGCCGTCCTGCAGGCCGCGATGCAGGTGGCGAGCGGTGAAAACGACCTCGTGGTCGCCGGTGGCGCCGAATCGATGAGCAACGTCGTGTTCCACTCGACCGACATGCGCTGGGGCGGGGCCAGGGGTGGCATCACCGTGCACGATGCCCTGACCCGCGGCCGCACCACCGCAGGCGGCAAGAACCACCCGGTCCCGGGCGGCATGATCGAGACCGCCGAGAACCTGCGCCGCGAATACGGCATCACGCGCGAGGAGCAGGACGAACTCGCGGTGTCGTCGCACCGCCGCGCGGTCACGGCGCAGAAGGACGGCCTGCTCGCCGAGACGATCGTCCCGGTCACGGTGCGGACCCGGGCAGGGGAGCAGATCGTCGACACCGATGAACACCCGCGCGCCGACACCTCGGTCGAGTCCCTGGCGAAACTGAAACCGATTCTCGGAACGTCCGATCCGGACGCCACCGTGACGGCCGGGAATTCCAGCGGGCAGAACGACGCGGCCTCGATGTGCGTGGTCACCACGGCGGACAAGGCCGCCGACCTCGGCCTCACCCCGCTCGTCCGGCTGGTGTCGTGGGGTGTCGCCGGCGTCGCCCCCCACGTCATGGGCATCGGTCCGGTTCCGGCGACCGAGGTCGCGCTGGGCAAGGCCGGTCTGACACTTGCCGATATGGACCTCATCGAGCTCAACGAGGCGTTCGCCGCCCAGGCGCTCGCGGTGATGCGCGAGTGGAAGTTCACCGACGCCGACATGGAACGCACCAACGTGCACGGCTCCGGCATCTCGCTCGGACACCCCGTGGGAGCCACCGGCGGACGCATGCTCGCGACACTGGCGCGCGAACTGAACCGCCGTGACGTCCGCTATGGCCTGGAGACGATGTGCATCGGGGGCGGACAGGGGCTGGCCGCGGTATTCGAGCGGGTGAGCCGGTGA
- a CDS encoding acyl-CoA dehydrogenase family protein: protein MTRLAQTLGLTEFQTEIVATVRQFVDKEIIPNAQELEHADTYPQDIVDAMRDMGLFGLMIPEEYGGLGESLLTYALCVEELARGWMSVSGVINTHFIVAYMIRQHGTGAQKQRFLPRMATGETRGAFSMSEPELGSDVAAIRTRARRDDSGGYVIDGQKMWLTNGGSSTLVATLVRTDEGADKPHRNLTAFLIEKPAGFGEVAPGLTIPGKLDKLGYKGIDTTELIFDGYRASAEDILGERPGQGFVQMMDGVEVGRVNVSARACGVGLRAFELAVRYAQQRQTFGKPIAEHQAIAFQLAEMATKVEAAHLMMVNAARLKDSGERNDVAAGMAKYLASEFCAEVTQQSFRIHGGYGYSKEYEIERLMRDAPFLLIGEGTSEIQKNIISKRLLADYRI, encoded by the coding sequence GTGACCCGCCTCGCCCAGACACTCGGTCTCACCGAGTTCCAGACCGAAATCGTCGCGACCGTCCGGCAATTCGTCGACAAGGAGATCATCCCGAACGCACAGGAACTCGAACACGCCGACACCTATCCCCAGGACATCGTCGATGCGATGCGTGACATGGGACTGTTCGGGCTGATGATCCCCGAGGAGTACGGCGGTCTGGGCGAATCGCTGCTCACCTACGCGTTGTGCGTCGAGGAACTGGCCCGCGGGTGGATGAGCGTGTCGGGGGTGATCAACACCCACTTCATCGTCGCCTACATGATCCGCCAGCACGGCACCGGCGCACAGAAACAACGCTTCCTGCCACGGATGGCCACCGGCGAGACCAGAGGCGCGTTCTCCATGTCCGAGCCGGAGCTGGGGTCAGATGTCGCGGCCATCCGGACCCGCGCCCGGCGTGACGACTCCGGCGGCTATGTCATCGACGGTCAGAAGATGTGGCTCACCAACGGCGGCAGTTCGACGCTCGTCGCCACCTTGGTGCGCACCGACGAGGGGGCCGACAAACCGCACCGTAACCTCACCGCGTTCCTGATCGAGAAACCGGCCGGATTCGGTGAAGTCGCGCCCGGTCTGACGATCCCGGGCAAGCTCGACAAACTGGGCTACAAGGGCATCGACACCACCGAGCTGATCTTCGACGGCTACCGCGCGAGCGCCGAGGACATCCTCGGTGAGCGTCCGGGCCAGGGGTTCGTCCAGATGATGGATGGCGTCGAGGTCGGCCGGGTCAACGTGTCGGCCCGGGCGTGCGGGGTGGGGCTGCGCGCATTCGAACTCGCCGTGCGCTACGCCCAGCAGCGCCAGACGTTCGGCAAGCCGATCGCCGAACACCAGGCGATCGCGTTCCAGCTGGCCGAAATGGCGACGAAAGTCGAAGCCGCCCACCTGATGATGGTCAATGCAGCGCGGCTGAAGGACTCCGGTGAGCGCAACGACGTCGCCGCCGGCATGGCCAAGTACCTGGCCAGCGAGTTCTGCGCCGAGGTAACTCAGCAGAGTTTCCGGATCCACGGCGGTTACGGCTACTCCAAGGAGTACGAGATCGAGCGCTTGATGCGCGACGCGCCGTTCCTCCTGATCGGGGAGGGCACCAGCGAGATCCAGAAGAACATCATCAGCAAACGGCTGCTCGCCGACTACCGGATCTGA
- a CDS encoding GntR family transcriptional regulator, translating into MTAPDFAARPQLSEDVARFVRRRIFDGTYPAGGYIRLEQLASELGISVTPVREALFELRAEGLLAQQPRRGFVVLPVTGRDIADVSNVQAYVGGELAARAAHAITDGQLRELTAIQDDLEDAYARNDGERAVRLNHEFHRAINVAADSPKLAQMMSLITRYAPESVFPTIESWPDESVRHHRELLAALGAHDADRARAAMSEHLAAGAAPLIEHLKSRGVVR; encoded by the coding sequence ATGACCGCCCCCGATTTCGCGGCCCGCCCTCAGCTGTCCGAGGATGTCGCGCGGTTCGTCCGTCGGCGGATCTTCGACGGCACCTATCCGGCCGGTGGCTACATCCGCCTCGAACAGTTGGCCTCCGAGCTGGGTATCAGCGTGACACCCGTGCGTGAGGCGCTGTTCGAGCTGCGCGCGGAAGGTCTTCTGGCACAACAACCCCGACGCGGTTTCGTGGTCCTGCCGGTGACCGGCCGCGACATCGCCGACGTGTCGAACGTCCAGGCGTACGTAGGGGGTGAGCTGGCCGCGCGGGCGGCGCACGCGATCACCGACGGCCAGTTGCGTGAGCTCACCGCGATCCAGGACGACCTCGAAGACGCCTATGCACGCAACGACGGGGAACGCGCGGTCCGGCTCAACCACGAGTTCCACCGGGCGATCAACGTCGCCGCGGATTCACCGAAGCTGGCTCAGATGATGTCGCTGATCACCCGGTACGCGCCCGAGTCGGTGTTCCCCACGATCGAGTCCTGGCCCGACGAGTCGGTGCGTCACCACCGCGAGCTACTCGCCGCGTTGGGGGCTCACGACGCGGATCGCGCGCGGGCCGCGATGTCGGAGCATCTCGCCGCCGGTGCCGCACCGCTCATCGAGCACCTCAAGTCCCGCGGCGTGGTCCGGTAA
- a CDS encoding class I adenylate-forming enzyme family protein encodes MPGTEFTVDACLRRNARAHPDKDAVVDPDSRISHGDLDSSTRALAATLVDAGVGKGTRVGLVMPNSVQWVRIALALTRVGAALVPLSTLLKPRELVAQLRTASVQVLVSVEEFRGHRYLDGLRAEAGLPSSAARLHCPELPALRRVWTPDQLAALSGGVPQELVDALTAAVTPSDTLAVMFTSGSSGPPKGVVHSHGNALGAVAAGLHARCIDADTRLYLPMPFFWVGGFGSGVLSALVAGATLVTEQIPHAESTLRLLEAERVTLFRGWPDQAEALARHQDSGGADLSSLRPGSLEALLPPGQRGRPGARAKLFGMTEAFGPYCGYRADVDMPETAWGSCGKPFPGIDVRIADPDTGAPVTAGHIGEIQVRGPHVMRGICRRGREDVFTADGYYPTGDLGHLDGDGFLFYHGRSDDMFKVSGATVYPSEVEAALRTLDGVTGAFVTNVPHGGVEQVGAAVVCGTATTADVLRAEAKKVLSAFKVPTVWLLLDSDDDIPRKATGKVDVRELRNLLAHSSREQT; translated from the coding sequence ATGCCCGGCACTGAGTTCACCGTCGACGCATGTCTGCGCCGCAACGCCCGCGCCCATCCGGACAAGGACGCCGTCGTCGACCCGGACTCTCGGATCAGTCACGGCGACCTCGACTCGAGCACCCGCGCGCTGGCCGCCACGCTGGTCGACGCCGGTGTCGGCAAGGGCACCCGCGTCGGTCTGGTGATGCCCAACAGCGTGCAGTGGGTGCGGATCGCGTTGGCGCTCACCCGCGTCGGCGCCGCACTCGTCCCGTTGAGCACGCTGCTCAAGCCGCGCGAACTGGTGGCGCAGCTGCGCACCGCTTCCGTACAGGTGCTCGTCAGCGTCGAGGAGTTCCGCGGCCACCGCTACCTCGACGGCCTGCGGGCCGAAGCTGGATTACCCAGCTCGGCGGCACGCCTGCACTGCCCGGAACTTCCTGCCCTGCGCAGGGTGTGGACGCCCGACCAGCTCGCGGCGCTCTCCGGGGGCGTCCCGCAGGAGCTGGTGGACGCGCTCACCGCCGCCGTGACGCCCAGCGACACCCTGGCCGTCATGTTCACCTCCGGCAGCAGCGGCCCGCCGAAGGGGGTGGTGCACTCCCACGGCAACGCCCTCGGCGCCGTCGCCGCGGGCCTGCACGCGCGCTGTATCGACGCCGACACCCGGCTGTACCTGCCCATGCCGTTCTTCTGGGTCGGCGGATTCGGCAGCGGTGTGCTCTCCGCCCTGGTGGCGGGGGCGACGCTGGTCACCGAGCAGATCCCGCATGCCGAGTCCACGCTGCGACTGCTGGAAGCCGAACGCGTCACGCTGTTCCGTGGGTGGCCCGATCAGGCCGAGGCCCTGGCGCGGCACCAGGATTCGGGCGGGGCGGATCTGTCGTCGCTGCGGCCGGGCAGCCTCGAGGCGCTGCTCCCGCCCGGTCAACGAGGCCGGCCCGGAGCGCGGGCGAAACTGTTCGGCATGACCGAGGCGTTCGGGCCGTACTGCGGCTACCGGGCCGACGTCGACATGCCCGAGACCGCCTGGGGCAGTTGCGGTAAACCGTTCCCCGGCATCGACGTTCGGATCGCCGACCCCGACACTGGTGCGCCGGTGACCGCCGGTCATATCGGCGAGATCCAGGTCCGCGGCCCGCACGTCATGCGCGGGATCTGCCGGCGCGGCCGCGAGGACGTGTTCACCGCCGACGGGTACTACCCCACCGGCGACCTCGGCCACCTCGACGGCGACGGGTTCCTGTTCTACCACGGCCGCTCCGACGACATGTTCAAGGTCAGCGGCGCCACCGTGTACCCGAGCGAGGTGGAGGCGGCGCTGCGCACCCTCGACGGGGTGACCGGCGCCTTCGTCACGAACGTGCCCCACGGCGGCGTCGAGCAGGTGGGTGCGGCGGTCGTGTGCGGTACCGCGACGACGGCCGATGTCCTGCGCGCCGAGGCGAAGAAGGTGCTCAGCGCGTTCAAGGTGCCGACCGTGTGGCTGCTGCTCGACTCCGACGACGACATACCCCGCAAGGCCACCGGCAAGGTCGACGTGCGCGAGCTCCGGAATCTGCTGGCACATTCCTCCCGCGAGCAGACCTAG
- a CDS encoding class I adenylate-forming enzyme family protein: MAEPRTVASVLRHWAARRPEHPMLICDDERLDYGEAEHRSARLARGLLDLGAGKGTHVGLLYPNGPDFVVGMLAAARIGAVVVPFSTFATARELAEQLRHSDTEILLATGVFRSHDYSSRLRDVLGAFTGDRVRSSAAPHLRHVFVDRYPEGTVTDALLTAVEDDVDGSDPLTIVYTSGSTGAPKGVVHTHAALIEHQRNLNAIRGLGADDRLFCNSPFCWIGGIAFSVLATLVAGATLVCSNAEDPAVTLDLLEAARPTVTNGYVAGIAALAAHPSLPRRDLSSLRRGNLYPIMAPAARPADPELRHRMLGMTETGSVVLLHPDESDQPEHRRGSFGRPAPGFDTMVVDPDSGSPAGPGEVGELCVRGPYVMQRYYKRSREQCFDPDGWFHTGDLVRTDAEGLYYFLGRRGAMIKTAGANVTPTEVEHAITRITGAPAHVVGLLDPERGQAVAAVVIVDDPTEFDAAALRTALRDELSAYKIPVHVAALTRAELPTMPSGKVDVTRLAKVFDARH; the protein is encoded by the coding sequence ATGGCTGAACCTCGTACCGTCGCCTCGGTGTTGCGGCACTGGGCCGCGCGCCGACCGGAGCACCCGATGCTCATCTGCGACGACGAGCGCCTCGACTACGGCGAGGCCGAGCACCGGTCGGCACGTCTGGCGCGGGGTCTGCTGGACCTGGGCGCCGGCAAGGGCACCCACGTGGGGTTGCTGTACCCGAACGGCCCCGACTTCGTGGTCGGGATGCTCGCCGCGGCCCGCATCGGTGCAGTGGTGGTGCCGTTCAGCACCTTCGCCACCGCCCGCGAACTCGCAGAACAGCTACGTCACAGCGACACCGAGATCCTATTGGCCACAGGGGTTTTCCGCTCCCACGACTACTCGTCCCGGCTGCGCGACGTCCTCGGCGCGTTCACCGGCGACCGCGTGCGGTCGAGCGCGGCCCCGCATCTGCGCCACGTCTTCGTCGACCGGTATCCCGAGGGGACGGTCACCGACGCTCTGCTGACGGCGGTCGAGGACGACGTCGACGGCAGCGACCCGTTGACGATCGTCTACACCTCCGGATCGACCGGCGCCCCCAAGGGTGTCGTGCACACGCACGCCGCGTTGATCGAGCATCAACGCAACCTGAACGCGATCCGCGGGCTGGGCGCCGACGACCGGCTGTTCTGCAACTCCCCGTTCTGCTGGATCGGCGGGATCGCGTTCTCGGTGCTGGCCACCCTGGTCGCCGGGGCGACGCTGGTGTGCTCCAACGCCGAGGATCCGGCCGTCACGCTCGATCTGCTGGAGGCGGCCCGGCCGACCGTCACCAACGGCTACGTCGCCGGGATCGCCGCGCTGGCCGCCCATCCCAGCCTGCCGCGGCGCGATCTGTCGTCCCTGCGGCGGGGCAACCTCTACCCGATCATGGCGCCCGCCGCCCGGCCCGCCGACCCGGAGCTGCGCCACCGCATGCTCGGCATGACCGAGACGGGCAGCGTCGTATTGCTGCATCCCGACGAGTCCGATCAGCCCGAACATCGTCGCGGGTCGTTCGGCCGCCCGGCGCCGGGATTCGACACCATGGTCGTCGACCCGGACAGCGGCAGCCCCGCCGGACCCGGTGAGGTTGGGGAACTGTGCGTGCGCGGACCGTATGTGATGCAGCGGTACTACAAGCGCAGCCGCGAGCAGTGTTTCGATCCCGACGGCTGGTTCCACACCGGAGACCTGGTGCGCACCGACGCCGAGGGGCTCTACTACTTCCTCGGCCGGCGCGGTGCGATGATCAAGACCGCCGGCGCCAACGTCACTCCCACCGAGGTGGAGCACGCGATCACCCGGATCACCGGTGCACCGGCCCATGTCGTCGGCCTGCTCGACCCCGAGCGCGGACAGGCCGTCGCCGCGGTGGTGATCGTCGACGACCCGACCGAGTTCGACGCCGCTGCGCTGCGCACCGCACTGCGAGATGAGCTGTCTGCGTACAAGATTCCCGTCCACGTCGCGGCGCTCACCCGTGCGGAGCTGCCGACGATGCCCAGCGGCAAGGTGGACGTGACCCGGCTGGCGAAGGTGTTCGATGCCCGGCACTGA
- a CDS encoding class I adenylate-forming enzyme family protein, with amino-acid sequence MSAHRLSRRIAHVLDLRPEADAVEYDGRWSSWAQLGDAARRVAELTTRYGGDTPQVGILLRNRPPQLAALLGVLLAGGTVVVINPSRGDDRTRADIADLALPVLIGDRDDLDALVTPAPTTTLLCLRTLAEDAVVDVAARGAVPQPRPGVAVRMLTSGTTGPPKRIDLTYDMLAHSVVGSEPAEPRHGIAIVNAPLVHIGGVFRVLQCVAEARSFALLERFELRAWADAVRRHRPRAVSLVPAALRTVLHSDLTRADLSSIRAVTSGTAPLSADDADAFTEKFGIPVLTSYAATEFGGGVAGWTLADHQRHWRAKRGSVGRASGGARLRVVDEDGTPLGPDEPGLLEVIPGQLGPGAGWLRTTDLARIDADGFLWILGRADQAIIRGGFKVMPDDVRTALEAHPAVRGATVIGRPDERLGETPVAMVELRDGATAEADELTGFLRARLARYEVPTEIAIVGAIPRTPSGKADLGAVRRFFATAPVDHG; translated from the coding sequence ATGTCCGCCCACCGGCTGAGCCGGCGCATCGCCCATGTGCTCGACCTGCGACCGGAGGCCGACGCCGTCGAGTACGACGGACGGTGGTCGTCGTGGGCACAGCTCGGCGACGCGGCGCGCCGGGTCGCCGAGCTCACCACCCGGTACGGCGGTGACACACCGCAGGTCGGCATCCTGCTCCGCAACCGGCCGCCACAGCTGGCCGCACTGCTTGGCGTGCTGCTCGCCGGCGGCACCGTGGTGGTGATCAACCCGTCCCGCGGGGACGACCGCACTCGCGCCGACATCGCCGACCTGGCCCTGCCGGTCCTGATCGGTGACCGCGACGACCTGGACGCGCTGGTCACGCCCGCGCCCACGACCACGCTGCTGTGTCTGCGCACACTGGCCGAGGACGCCGTCGTCGACGTCGCCGCACGGGGGGCCGTGCCGCAACCGCGGCCCGGCGTCGCGGTGCGGATGCTCACCAGCGGCACCACCGGACCGCCCAAGCGCATCGACCTGACCTACGACATGCTGGCGCACAGCGTCGTCGGGTCCGAGCCCGCAGAACCCCGGCACGGCATCGCGATCGTCAACGCGCCCCTGGTGCACATCGGTGGGGTGTTCCGGGTGTTGCAGTGCGTCGCCGAGGCCCGCTCGTTCGCCCTGCTGGAGCGCTTCGAATTGCGCGCTTGGGCCGACGCGGTGCGGAGACACCGTCCCCGCGCGGTGTCGCTGGTGCCTGCCGCGCTGCGGACGGTGCTGCACTCCGACCTCACCCGCGCCGATCTGTCCAGCATCCGCGCGGTCACGTCGGGCACCGCCCCGTTGTCCGCTGACGACGCCGACGCGTTCACCGAGAAGTTCGGAATCCCGGTGCTGACGTCCTATGCGGCAACCGAATTCGGCGGCGGAGTGGCCGGCTGGACGCTGGCCGACCACCAGCGCCACTGGCGTGCCAAACGCGGCAGCGTGGGACGCGCCAGCGGCGGCGCCCGGCTGCGCGTGGTCGACGAGGACGGTACGCCGCTGGGCCCCGACGAACCGGGCCTGCTCGAGGTGATCCCCGGCCAGCTCGGACCCGGTGCCGGCTGGCTGCGCACCACCGACCTGGCGCGTATCGACGCCGACGGCTTCCTGTGGATCCTCGGCCGCGCCGATCAGGCCATCATCCGCGGCGGGTTCAAGGTGATGCCCGACGACGTCCGCACCGCACTCGAAGCGCATCCGGCGGTGCGCGGCGCCACCGTGATCGGGCGACCCGACGAGCGCCTCGGTGAGACACCGGTCGCCATGGTGGAGCTGCGCGACGGCGCCACCGCCGAAGCCGACGAGCTCACCGGATTCCTGCGGGCGCGCCTGGCACGCTACGAGGTACCGACCGAGATCGCGATCGTCGGCGCCATCCCGCGTACCCCGTCGGGCAAGGCCGATCTGGGTGCGGTGCGACGGTTCTTCGCCACGGCCCCCGTCGACCATGGCTGA
- a CDS encoding enoyl-CoA hydratase/isomerase family protein produces the protein MTFETITLDVDAADRVATITLNRPDRLNAFNRTMCEEMAEAWRMVKADDSVHAVVLRAAGNRAFSAGLDVKSSYGQPDNVWNHEDPGELLSPKWQKMWKPVVCAVQGMCTAGAFYFVNEADVVICSTEATFFDSHVSAGLVCALEPIGLMRRVGLGDTLRIALMGNDERVCAETALRIGLVTEVVAPEQLWARAHEIAAIIAAKPPSATQGTVKAIWESLDRPYRAALEQGLIYTRLGNPLGQAELAGRSAPAHPEPKIR, from the coding sequence ATGACCTTCGAGACCATCACACTCGACGTCGACGCCGCCGACCGCGTCGCGACCATCACGCTCAACCGCCCGGATCGGCTCAACGCGTTCAACCGCACCATGTGTGAAGAGATGGCCGAGGCGTGGCGCATGGTCAAGGCCGACGACTCCGTCCACGCCGTGGTGTTGCGCGCCGCCGGAAACCGGGCGTTCAGCGCCGGGCTCGACGTCAAGTCCTCCTACGGCCAACCCGACAACGTGTGGAACCACGAAGACCCCGGGGAGCTCCTGAGCCCGAAGTGGCAGAAGATGTGGAAGCCGGTGGTGTGCGCGGTCCAGGGCATGTGCACCGCGGGTGCGTTCTACTTCGTCAACGAGGCCGACGTGGTGATCTGCTCGACCGAGGCGACGTTCTTCGACTCCCACGTCAGCGCCGGACTGGTGTGCGCCCTGGAACCGATCGGGCTGATGCGCCGGGTCGGATTGGGTGACACGCTGCGCATCGCGCTGATGGGCAACGACGAGCGGGTATGCGCCGAGACCGCGCTGCGCATCGGCCTGGTCACCGAAGTCGTTGCCCCAGAGCAGCTTTGGGCCCGGGCACACGAGATCGCCGCGATCATCGCCGCCAAGCCGCCGTCGGCCACGCAGGGCACGGTGAAGGCCATCTGGGAATCCCTGGACCGGCCGTACCGGGCGGCGTTGGAGCAGGGACTGATCTACACGCGCCTGGGCAACCCGCTCGGGCAGGCCGAACTCGCCGGGCGGTCGGCGCCGGCGCACCCCGAGCCGAAGATCCGGTGA
- a CDS encoding enoyl-CoA hydratase/isomerase family protein: protein MTDYSYDTINYEVDGHTATITMNRPEALNALSPHMITELRAAYDEAENDDNVWLVIVTATGRAFCTGADVKEIPEDGKVLNERPFLSTYEQWEAPQEGTPPFRRMAKPVLAAINGICCGAGLDWVTTGDIVIASERATFFDPHVSIGLVSGREVVRLARVLPRSVALRMAIVGKHERMSAQRAYELGMISEVVEHDRLLERAHEIAGLVTRNAPLAVRGTRLAILKGLDLPLHEAEMLGEAFRERNLHTEDSLEGPKAFVEKRAPEWKCR from the coding sequence ATGACCGACTATTCGTACGACACCATCAACTACGAGGTCGACGGACACACCGCCACCATCACGATGAACCGGCCGGAGGCGCTCAACGCGCTCAGCCCGCACATGATCACCGAATTACGCGCGGCCTACGACGAGGCGGAGAACGACGACAACGTCTGGCTGGTGATCGTCACGGCCACCGGACGGGCCTTCTGCACCGGCGCCGACGTCAAGGAGATCCCCGAGGACGGCAAGGTCCTCAACGAACGCCCCTTCCTGTCCACCTACGAACAGTGGGAGGCCCCGCAGGAGGGGACGCCGCCGTTCCGGCGGATGGCCAAACCGGTGCTGGCCGCGATCAACGGCATCTGTTGCGGCGCGGGGCTGGACTGGGTCACCACCGGTGACATCGTGATCGCCTCGGAGCGTGCAACGTTCTTCGATCCGCACGTCAGCATCGGACTGGTCTCCGGGCGGGAGGTCGTGCGCCTGGCCCGGGTGCTGCCGCGGTCGGTCGCGCTACGCATGGCGATCGTCGGCAAGCACGAGCGGATGAGCGCGCAGCGCGCGTACGAACTGGGAATGATCAGCGAAGTCGTCGAACACGACCGGCTCCTCGAACGCGCCCACGAGATCGCCGGACTCGTCACCCGCAACGCTCCGTTGGCCGTGCGCGGCACCCGGCTGGCCATCCTCAAGGGCCTCGACCTGCCTCTACACGAAGCCGAGATGCTCGGCGAGGCCTTCCGCGAACGCAACCTGCACACCGAGGACTCACTGGAGGGCCCCAAGGCCTTCGTCGAGAAGCGCGCACCCGAGTGGAAGTGCCGATGA
- a CDS encoding enoyl-CoA hydratase/isomerase family protein, translating into MGQEGGATVPDGSVTVHRDGGALVLTLNRPQRRNSLSHSMIDELVTALTAAATDDGLRVVHIRGAGEDFCTGADWVATNASGQRPRTGDLVRRVPHGANRAVELVHTLHLPVVCSVRGWAVGLGCNLALAADFTVAGAEAIFWEPFADRGFAPDSGATWLLPRLVGLARAKRMLLLGEKVSGAAAAEWGLIHDSVPEKDLDAAAADLVARLAAGPTIAIGLAKQALHQALHTPLSQAMTHELFNVELSCRTADFKEGLAAFRDRRSPDFQGR; encoded by the coding sequence GTGGGTCAAGAGGGCGGCGCGACCGTACCGGACGGGTCGGTGACCGTACACCGCGACGGCGGTGCTCTCGTGCTGACGCTGAATCGGCCGCAGCGCCGCAACTCCTTGAGCCACAGCATGATCGACGAGCTCGTCACCGCCCTGACCGCTGCGGCGACCGATGACGGGCTGCGCGTGGTGCACATCCGCGGAGCGGGTGAGGACTTCTGCACCGGTGCGGACTGGGTGGCGACGAACGCCTCGGGGCAGCGGCCACGCACCGGTGATCTGGTGCGCCGGGTCCCCCACGGCGCGAACCGGGCGGTCGAGCTGGTGCACACCCTGCACCTGCCGGTGGTCTGCAGCGTGCGGGGCTGGGCGGTGGGTCTGGGTTGCAATCTGGCGCTCGCCGCCGACTTCACCGTCGCGGGCGCCGAGGCGATCTTCTGGGAACCGTTCGCAGACCGGGGTTTCGCACCGGATTCGGGGGCGACCTGGCTGCTGCCCCGCCTGGTCGGGCTGGCGCGGGCCAAGCGGATGCTGCTGCTGGGTGAGAAGGTCAGCGGCGCGGCGGCCGCCGAATGGGGGCTGATCCACGACAGCGTGCCGGAAAAGGACCTCGATGCCGCCGCCGCCGACCTGGTGGCGCGGTTGGCCGCCGGACCCACCATCGCAATCGGCCTGGCCAAGCAGGCGCTCCACCAGGCGTTGCACACACCCCTGAGCCAGGCCATGACACACGAACTGTTCAACGTCGAGCTGTCCTGCCGGACAGCCGATTTCAAGGAAGGACTGGCCGCCTTCCGGGACAGGCGCAGCCCGGACTTCCAAGGCCGATGA